In Cicer arietinum cultivar CDC Frontier isolate Library 1 chromosome 1, Cicar.CDCFrontier_v2.0, whole genome shotgun sequence, one DNA window encodes the following:
- the LOC101504844 gene encoding dihydroceramide fatty acyl 2-hydroxylase FAH1-like isoform X1 produces the protein MVAQNFVVDLNKPLVFQVGHLGEAYEEWVHQPIVSKEGPRFFQNDFLEFLTLTAWWAIPVIWLPVVCLFVYNSIQKGLSCPHIALMVVLGIFVWTLLEYSLHRFLFHIKTKTYWGNTMHYLLHGCHHKHPMDGLRLVFPPAATAILLFPFWNLVKLLSTPSTAPALFGGGLLGYVMYDCTHYYLHHGQPKTGVPRNLKKYHLSHHFRIQDKGFGITSSLWDRVFGTLLLSKADDKSM, from the exons ATGGTTGCCCAGAACTTTGTAGTTGATTTGAATAAGCCCCTTGTTTTCCAG GTTGGACATCTTGGTGAAGCTTATGAAGAGTGGGTTCATCAGCCCATTGTTAGCAAGGAAGGTCCCCGTTTCTTTCAAAATGATTTCCTGGAG TTCTTGACCCTCACAGCCTGGTGGGCAATACCAGTCATTTGGCTTCCGGTTGTATGTTTGTTTGTATATAACTCTATACAAAAGGGTCTCAGCTGTCCTCATATAGCTCTGATGGTGGTTCTAGGCATTTTTGTGTGGACATTGCTTGAGTATTCATTGCACCGTTTTCTTTTCCACATTAAAACAAAGACCTACTG GGGAAATACCATGCATTATCTTCTCCATGGCTGCCACCACAAACACCCCATGGATGGTTTGAGACTTGTTTTCCCCCCTGCTGCAACAGCTATATTATTGTTCCCG TTCTGGAACTTGGTGAAACTCCTTTCCACCCCTTCAACTGCTCCCGCTTTATTTGGAGGGGGCTTATTGGGTTATGTGATGTATGATTGCACCCATTATTACTTGCACCATGGTCAGCCGAAGACCGGAGTTCCCCGAAATCTCAAG AAGTACCACTTGAGCCATCACTTTCGGATCCAGGATAAAGGCTTTGGGATCACATCATCATTATGGGATAGAGTTTTTGGAACACTTCTTTTATCGAAAGCGGATGACAAAAGTATGTAA
- the LOC101505368 gene encoding uncharacterized protein isoform X2: MDSMTADKALNPLPVNPCCAEWNIKCSKLLKSRNALREAVKIIERSYDDVKSQNDNLNKLYQEELARAKIEKEEKLKEFNAKVSLENEVSALKSEITALQQKCDISAQEENGDVKALQADISDKEKEIDRLKKLVEKEKKRADSERKVAENEKKKAENGDVKALQADVSDKEKEIDRLKKLVEKERKRADSAREVAENEKKKEENGVVTALQADISDKEKEIDRLKKLVEKEKKRADSERRVADNEKKKEDNGDVKTLQADISDKVKEIDRLKKLVEKEKKRADSERKVAENEKKKAAEAYKLLEAEKKISVDKGMQLSKIEAEKAEEYRVQRVHLEKEVTDTKMKLASELSKFKEASKRVEAEKQKLLVEKRNAESKMKKAQEQVEVEKQKTARENRRADEEHVKVEEQKKLAEDNRKSVMEAKRLADQMSQELVEDKKTIENLKQKIHELSSLRKPNEISGVSPDALVNAESDKIQLLKSNLKLAKLRAKHAREKLKHERKKFEHERMKFKYEESCRSILQHELNRLKLDFIQNYNHLTMLDASFSPVTGSIHGLTKSQNMPSMQKSDVMTQLGNLGMPQMHCVENELTKPCSIRFGACDSLQKSMQNTPLAISEGNYTKPITGIGSKLEPLIGGSNRTMIQSYAVNSSTESFSDAHLMGSQERGALQVTASTKSGEENFNARAGTLNPSDSSVIGHDGIRNRISDTIECVANLSSEGKKLNMQLEDRLSDLCGLLYDKMNESVEGGREMVTDQRENLQAESARAHKKRKISHKKQAGTCVDEKKETQEPKAGVYEDADGFKQTTCPALYTQTTQDINSLEYLRDTFLVETGTGSLHNQLPNFGLVVSDREDNSSISRTLFATRNCIARCSLNTQTEWAVASILTAVEMEEISLPNEKRSVLLTLLVFNFTMTTMKFGGGNLIHCLNSYAKHIRRVMMDADTRILLLEKFSLLELLRLIEDFLIEGKVMLKNIVPTETLSDSDLRNDSILDDVDTFCSEHATSEQLVAASVILASLCVATDYIGFISEASYNILRLCRHDSLMVITILHIFANLGGTKYFDSGSYGLMVTVLKSLVMFLEEESMSVATASFLPSINQLHTEICTNGKCPFSEGSESIDVVTLLLLEKIKKHLFQQAEPFDSDSYSNGQWSNQEVVPCTNSINCDVPCCLKKHVACPTQPDVLIDVTLCQLSDILSLLELVANKMRWQWTNTKLVPQLLHILDSCAVENAVVAIIVLLGQLGRLGVDAGGYEDQGVENLRCKLLSYLCNSSVKAGQSLQIATATATALFGLLPLDLEALLLTERSLPAYSSKSISDDAGNLRKWFSGLGEHQRDLLCGILRCTD; the protein is encoded by the exons ATGGATAGTATGACCGCAGATAAGGCATTGAATCCTCTCCCCGTAAATCCCTGTTGTGCTGAG TGGAATATAAAGTGTTCGAAGCTTCTAAAGTCACGGAATGCTTTACGAGAAGCTGTGAAGATAATTGAACGGAGTTATGACGACGTCAAATCTCAGAACGATAACCTCAATAAAT TATACCAGGAAGAATTAGCTAgggcaaaaattgaaaaagaggaAAAGCTGAAAGAGTTCAATGCTAAGGTTTCTTTAGAGAATGAAGTTTCTGCCTTAAAATCTGAGATCACTGCATTGCAGCAGAAATGTGACATAAGTGCTCAGGAAGAAAATGGGGATGTGAAAGCTTTGCAAGCTGATATATCTGATAAGGAAAAGGAAATTGATAGATTGAAGAAACTTGtggagaaagaaaagaaaagggcCGATTCTGAGAGGAAGGTTGCTGAGAATGAGAAAAAGAAGGCAGAAAATGGGGATGTGAAAGCTTTGCAAGCCGATGTATCTGATAAGGAAAAGGAAATTGATAGATTGAAGAAACTTGTggagaaagaaaggaaaagggctGATTCTGCGAGGGAGGTTGCTGAGAATGAgaaaaagaaggaagaaaatggGGTTGTGACAGCTTTGCAAGCCGATATATCTGATAAGGAAAAGGAAATTGATAGATTGAAGAAGCTTGtggagaaagaaaagaaaagggcTGATTCTGAGAGAAGGGTTGCTGATAATGAGAAAAAGAAGGAAGACAACGGGGATGTGAAAACTTTGCAAGCCGATATATCTGATAAGGTAAAGGAAATTGATAGATTGAAGAAACTTgttgagaaagaaaagaaaagggcTGATTCTGAGAGGAAGGTTGCTGAGAATGAGAAAAAGAAGGCTGCTGAAGCTTATAAATTGTTGGAAGCAGAGAAGAAAATATCTGTTGATAAGGGGATGCAGCTTTCCAAAATCGAGGCAGAGAAGGCCGAGGAGTATAGGGTGCAGCGAGTTCATTTGGAGAAAGAAGTTACTGACACAAAAATGAAGTTGGCTTCTGAATTGTCGAAGTTTAAAGAGGCAAGCAAAAGAGTTGAAGCTGAAAAACAGAAGCTCTTAGTGGAAAAAAGGAATGCTGAGTCAAAGATGAAAAAAGCTCAAGAGCAGGTAGAGGTTGAAAAACAGAAGACTGCTAGGGAAAATCGGCGTGCAGATGAGGAGCATGTTAAAGTAGAGGAGCAGAAGAAGCTTGCTGAAGATAACAGGAAAAGCGTCATGGAAGCAAAACGTCTTGCTGATCAGATGTCTCAGGAGTTAGTAGAGGATAAAAAGACAATTGAGAATTTGAAGCAGAAGATACACGAACTTTCATCTCTAAGAAAACCCAATGAAATATCTGGTGTGTCTCCTGATGCCCTTGTGAATGCtgaaagtgataaaatacagCTTTTGAAAAGCAATTTAAAGCTTGCAAAATTACGTGCAAAGCATGCAAGGGAGAAGTTAAAACATGAAAGGAAGAAGTTTGAGCATGAAAGGATGAAGTTTAAATATGAAGAAAGTTGTCGCAGCATTTTACAGCATGAATTGAACCGTTTAAAGCttgattttattcaaaattacaaTCACCTTACTATGCTTGATGCATCATTTTCACCTGTCACCGGAAGTATACATGGTCTAACAAAG TCTCAGAATATGCCAAGCATGCAAAAATCTGATGTCATGACTCAACTCGGCAATCTAGGTATGCCTCAAATGCACTGTGTTGAAAATGAACTTACGAAGCCTTGCAGCATAAGGTTTGGTGCATGTGATTCTTTACAGAAAAGCATGCAGAATACTCCACTTGCTATATCTGAAGGGAATTATACTAAACCCATCACAGGTATTGGTTCTAAATTAGAGCCTCTAATTGGAGGCTCAAACAGAACAATGATACAGAGTTATGCAGTAAATTCTAGTACAGAGTCTTTTTCTGATGCACACTTGATGGGCTCACAGGAAAGGGGTGCTTTGCAAGTTACTGCATCAACAAAATCAGGTGAGGAGAACTTCAATGCAAGAGCAGGCACGTTGAACCCATCTGACAGTTCAGTTATTGGTCATGATGGAATAAGGAATAGAATTTCTGATACAATTGAATGTGTTGCAAATTTGTCTTCTGAGGGTAAGAAATTAAACATGCAACTAGAAGATAGGCTCTCTGATTTATGTGGTTTATTGTACGATAAAATGAATGAATCTGTTGAAGGAGGGAGGGAGATGGTTACTGATCAAAGGGAAAATCTACAGGCAGAGAGTGCCAGGGCCCACAAGAAGAGAAAGATATCTCATAAGAAACAAGCAGGTACTTGTGTGGATGAGAAAAAGGAAACGCAAGAGCCAAAAGCTGGAGTCTACGAGGATGCAGATGGCTTCAAACAAACTACTTGTCCTGCATTGTATACTCAAACTACTCAG GACATTAATTCTTTGGAATATTTAAGGGATACATTTCTTGTGGAGACTGGAACTGGATCTTTACACAATCAACTTCCTAATTTTGGTCTGGTCGTATCAGATAGGGAGGACAATAGTAGCATATCTAGGACACTATTTGCTACAAGAAATTGTATCGCACGGTGCAGTTTGAATACTCAAACAGAGTGGGCAGTTGCTAGCATTCTGACTGCAGTTGAAATGGAAGAAATATCCTTACCAAA TGAGAAGCGTTCTGTGTTGTTAACACTTTTGGTGTTCAACTTTACCATGACTACAATGAAATTTGGGGGTGGCAACTTAATCCATTGCTTGAACTCTTATGCCAAACACATCCGTAGAG TTATGATGGATGCAGACACAAGAATCTTGCTATTAGAAAAATTTTCGTTGCTTGAGCTGCTCCGCCTCATTGAAGATTTTCTTATAGAAGGAAAagttatgttaaaaaatatcgTACCTACTGAGACCTTGTCTGATAGTGATTTGAGAAATGATAGTATTCTGGATGATGTTGATACATTTTGTTCTGAACACGCTACAAGTGAGCAGTTGGTAGCGGCGAGTGTTATACTAGCTTCATTATGTGTTGCAACCGATTATATTGGATTTATTTCTGAGGCGTCGTATAATATTCTTAGATTGTGCAGACATGATTCTCTTATGGTGATAACCATTCTTCACATTTTTGCTAATCTGGGTGGAACAAAGTATTTTGACTCGGGCAGTTATGGCTTAATGGTGACTGTCTTGAAATCTCTCGTAATGTTTCTTGAGGAAGAGAGTATGTCTGTTGCTACTGCTTCTTTTCTTCCATCAATAAATCAGCTGCATACTGAAATATGTACTAACGGTAAATGCCCTTTCTCAGAAGGTTCTGAGTCCATTGATGTTGTTACATTGTTGCTCTTAGAAAAGATCAAGAAGCATTTATTTCAGCAAGCAGAACCATTTGACTCAGACAGTTATAGTAACGGACAGTGGTCTAATCAAGAAGTGGTTCCCTGTACCAATAGCATAAATTGTGATGTGCCGTGCTGTTTGAAAAAACATGTGGCTTGTCCTACTCAACCAGATGTTCTTATCGATGTTACCTTATGTCAACTTAGTGACATTCTCTCATTGCTGGAGCTTGTTGCGAATAAAATG AGATGGCAATGGACCAACACCAAACTCGTTCCTCAGCTGCTTCATATACTGGACTCTTGTGCAGTGGAAAATGCTGTGGTTGCTATCATTGTTCTTCTTGGCCAGCTTGGAAG ACTTGGAGTTGACGCTGGTGGATATGAAGACCAAGGAGTTGAGAACTTGAGATGTAAATTATTGTCATATCTATGCAATTCTTCCGTGAAAGCAGGCCAATCTCTTCAAATTGCCACTGCCACTGCCACTGCTCTGTTTGGTCTTCTTCCTCTTGATTTAGAAGCACTTTTGCTGACTGAACGTAGTCTTCCAGCATATTCTAGTAAATCTATTTCTGATGACGCTGGAAATTTAAGGAAGTGGTTTTCTGGGCTAGGGGAACATCAACGGGATTTGCTATGTGGCATTTTGAGATGCACCGATTAA
- the LOC101504844 gene encoding dihydroceramide fatty acyl 2-hydroxylase FAH1-like isoform X2, translated as MVVLGIFVWTLLEYSLHRFLFHIKTKTYWGNTMHYLLHGCHHKHPMDGLRLVFPPAATAILLFPFWNLVKLLSTPSTAPALFGGGLLGYVMYDCTHYYLHHGQPKTGVPRNLKKYHLSHHFRIQDKGFGITSSLWDRVFGTLLLSKADDKSM; from the exons ATGGTGGTTCTAGGCATTTTTGTGTGGACATTGCTTGAGTATTCATTGCACCGTTTTCTTTTCCACATTAAAACAAAGACCTACTG GGGAAATACCATGCATTATCTTCTCCATGGCTGCCACCACAAACACCCCATGGATGGTTTGAGACTTGTTTTCCCCCCTGCTGCAACAGCTATATTATTGTTCCCG TTCTGGAACTTGGTGAAACTCCTTTCCACCCCTTCAACTGCTCCCGCTTTATTTGGAGGGGGCTTATTGGGTTATGTGATGTATGATTGCACCCATTATTACTTGCACCATGGTCAGCCGAAGACCGGAGTTCCCCGAAATCTCAAG AAGTACCACTTGAGCCATCACTTTCGGATCCAGGATAAAGGCTTTGGGATCACATCATCATTATGGGATAGAGTTTTTGGAACACTTCTTTTATCGAAAGCGGATGACAAAAGTATGTAA
- the LOC101505368 gene encoding uncharacterized protein isoform X1: MDSMTADKALNPLPVNPCCAEWNIKCSKLLKSRNALREAVKIIERSYDDVKSQNDNLNKLYQEELARAKIEKEEKLKEFNAKVSLENEVSALKSEITALQQKCDISAQEENGDVKALQADISDKEKEIDRLKKLVEKEKKRADSERKVAENEKKKAENGDVKALQADVSDKEKEIDRLKKLVEKERKRADSAREVAENEKKKEENGVVTALQADISDKEKEIDRLKKLVEKEKKRADSERRVADNEKKKEDNGDVKTLQADISDKVKEIDRLKKLVEKEKKRADSERKVAENEKKKAAEAYKLLEAEKKISVDKGMQLSKIEAEKAEEYRVQRVHLEKEVTDTKMKLASELSKFKEASKRVEAEKQKLLVEKRNAESKMKKAQEQVEVEKQKTARENRRADEEHVKVEEQKKLAEDNRKSVMEAKRLADQMSQELVEDKKTIENLKQKIHELSSLRKPNEISGVSPDALVNAESDKIQLLKSNLKLAKLRAKHAREKLKHERKKFEHERMKFKYEESCRSILQHELNRLKLDFIQNYNHLTMLDASFSPVTGSIHGLTKSQNMPSMQKSDVMTQLGNLGMPQMHCVENELTKPCSIRFGACDSLQKSMQNTPLAISEGNYTKPITGIGSKLEPLIGGSNRTMIQSYAVNSSTESFSDAHLMGSQERGALQVTASTKSGEENFNARAGTLNPSDSSVIGHDGIRNRISDTIECVANLSSEGKKLNMQLEDRLSDLCGLLYDKMNESVEGGREMVTDQRENLQAESARAHKKRKISHKKQAGTCVDEKKETQEPKAGVYEDADGFKQTTCPALYTQTTQVCRERIFDASKNFDVYNGNLMNLLHLESVDEECYSRAANELASPLSSTHEIETFALDNMEQIDLSPVTRCDVVDVDIISNVQKLNAFTVPCNAHKSTQAIQTDVKLQDINSLEYLRDTFLVETGTGSLHNQLPNFGLVVSDREDNSSISRTLFATRNCIARCSLNTQTEWAVASILTAVEMEEISLPNEKRSVLLTLLVFNFTMTTMKFGGGNLIHCLNSYAKHIRRVMMDADTRILLLEKFSLLELLRLIEDFLIEGKVMLKNIVPTETLSDSDLRNDSILDDVDTFCSEHATSEQLVAASVILASLCVATDYIGFISEASYNILRLCRHDSLMVITILHIFANLGGTKYFDSGSYGLMVTVLKSLVMFLEEESMSVATASFLPSINQLHTEICTNGKCPFSEGSESIDVVTLLLLEKIKKHLFQQAEPFDSDSYSNGQWSNQEVVPCTNSINCDVPCCLKKHVACPTQPDVLIDVTLCQLSDILSLLELVANKMRWQWTNTKLVPQLLHILDSCAVENAVVAIIVLLGQLGRLGVDAGGYEDQGVENLRCKLLSYLCNSSVKAGQSLQIATATATALFGLLPLDLEALLLTERSLPAYSSKSISDDAGNLRKWFSGLGEHQRDLLCGILRCTD; encoded by the exons ATGGATAGTATGACCGCAGATAAGGCATTGAATCCTCTCCCCGTAAATCCCTGTTGTGCTGAG TGGAATATAAAGTGTTCGAAGCTTCTAAAGTCACGGAATGCTTTACGAGAAGCTGTGAAGATAATTGAACGGAGTTATGACGACGTCAAATCTCAGAACGATAACCTCAATAAAT TATACCAGGAAGAATTAGCTAgggcaaaaattgaaaaagaggaAAAGCTGAAAGAGTTCAATGCTAAGGTTTCTTTAGAGAATGAAGTTTCTGCCTTAAAATCTGAGATCACTGCATTGCAGCAGAAATGTGACATAAGTGCTCAGGAAGAAAATGGGGATGTGAAAGCTTTGCAAGCTGATATATCTGATAAGGAAAAGGAAATTGATAGATTGAAGAAACTTGtggagaaagaaaagaaaagggcCGATTCTGAGAGGAAGGTTGCTGAGAATGAGAAAAAGAAGGCAGAAAATGGGGATGTGAAAGCTTTGCAAGCCGATGTATCTGATAAGGAAAAGGAAATTGATAGATTGAAGAAACTTGTggagaaagaaaggaaaagggctGATTCTGCGAGGGAGGTTGCTGAGAATGAgaaaaagaaggaagaaaatggGGTTGTGACAGCTTTGCAAGCCGATATATCTGATAAGGAAAAGGAAATTGATAGATTGAAGAAGCTTGtggagaaagaaaagaaaagggcTGATTCTGAGAGAAGGGTTGCTGATAATGAGAAAAAGAAGGAAGACAACGGGGATGTGAAAACTTTGCAAGCCGATATATCTGATAAGGTAAAGGAAATTGATAGATTGAAGAAACTTgttgagaaagaaaagaaaagggcTGATTCTGAGAGGAAGGTTGCTGAGAATGAGAAAAAGAAGGCTGCTGAAGCTTATAAATTGTTGGAAGCAGAGAAGAAAATATCTGTTGATAAGGGGATGCAGCTTTCCAAAATCGAGGCAGAGAAGGCCGAGGAGTATAGGGTGCAGCGAGTTCATTTGGAGAAAGAAGTTACTGACACAAAAATGAAGTTGGCTTCTGAATTGTCGAAGTTTAAAGAGGCAAGCAAAAGAGTTGAAGCTGAAAAACAGAAGCTCTTAGTGGAAAAAAGGAATGCTGAGTCAAAGATGAAAAAAGCTCAAGAGCAGGTAGAGGTTGAAAAACAGAAGACTGCTAGGGAAAATCGGCGTGCAGATGAGGAGCATGTTAAAGTAGAGGAGCAGAAGAAGCTTGCTGAAGATAACAGGAAAAGCGTCATGGAAGCAAAACGTCTTGCTGATCAGATGTCTCAGGAGTTAGTAGAGGATAAAAAGACAATTGAGAATTTGAAGCAGAAGATACACGAACTTTCATCTCTAAGAAAACCCAATGAAATATCTGGTGTGTCTCCTGATGCCCTTGTGAATGCtgaaagtgataaaatacagCTTTTGAAAAGCAATTTAAAGCTTGCAAAATTACGTGCAAAGCATGCAAGGGAGAAGTTAAAACATGAAAGGAAGAAGTTTGAGCATGAAAGGATGAAGTTTAAATATGAAGAAAGTTGTCGCAGCATTTTACAGCATGAATTGAACCGTTTAAAGCttgattttattcaaaattacaaTCACCTTACTATGCTTGATGCATCATTTTCACCTGTCACCGGAAGTATACATGGTCTAACAAAG TCTCAGAATATGCCAAGCATGCAAAAATCTGATGTCATGACTCAACTCGGCAATCTAGGTATGCCTCAAATGCACTGTGTTGAAAATGAACTTACGAAGCCTTGCAGCATAAGGTTTGGTGCATGTGATTCTTTACAGAAAAGCATGCAGAATACTCCACTTGCTATATCTGAAGGGAATTATACTAAACCCATCACAGGTATTGGTTCTAAATTAGAGCCTCTAATTGGAGGCTCAAACAGAACAATGATACAGAGTTATGCAGTAAATTCTAGTACAGAGTCTTTTTCTGATGCACACTTGATGGGCTCACAGGAAAGGGGTGCTTTGCAAGTTACTGCATCAACAAAATCAGGTGAGGAGAACTTCAATGCAAGAGCAGGCACGTTGAACCCATCTGACAGTTCAGTTATTGGTCATGATGGAATAAGGAATAGAATTTCTGATACAATTGAATGTGTTGCAAATTTGTCTTCTGAGGGTAAGAAATTAAACATGCAACTAGAAGATAGGCTCTCTGATTTATGTGGTTTATTGTACGATAAAATGAATGAATCTGTTGAAGGAGGGAGGGAGATGGTTACTGATCAAAGGGAAAATCTACAGGCAGAGAGTGCCAGGGCCCACAAGAAGAGAAAGATATCTCATAAGAAACAAGCAGGTACTTGTGTGGATGAGAAAAAGGAAACGCAAGAGCCAAAAGCTGGAGTCTACGAGGATGCAGATGGCTTCAAACAAACTACTTGTCCTGCATTGTATACTCAAACTACTCAGGTATGCAGGGAGAGGATATTTGATGCCTCAAAAAATTTTGATGTATATAATGGAAATCTTATGAATTTGTTACACTTAGAAAGTGTTGATGAGGAATGCTATTCGAGAGCAGCGAATGAACTCGCGTCGCCACTATCTTCTACTCATGAGATTGAAACATTTGCTTTGGATAATATGGAGCAAATAGATTTATCTCCTGTAACCAGATGCGATGTCGTTGATGTTGATATAATTTCCAATGTTCAAAAATTGAATGCATTTACAGTTCCTTGTAATGCACATAAGTCAACACAGGCTATACAAACTGATGTAAAATTACAGGACATTAATTCTTTGGAATATTTAAGGGATACATTTCTTGTGGAGACTGGAACTGGATCTTTACACAATCAACTTCCTAATTTTGGTCTGGTCGTATCAGATAGGGAGGACAATAGTAGCATATCTAGGACACTATTTGCTACAAGAAATTGTATCGCACGGTGCAGTTTGAATACTCAAACAGAGTGGGCAGTTGCTAGCATTCTGACTGCAGTTGAAATGGAAGAAATATCCTTACCAAA TGAGAAGCGTTCTGTGTTGTTAACACTTTTGGTGTTCAACTTTACCATGACTACAATGAAATTTGGGGGTGGCAACTTAATCCATTGCTTGAACTCTTATGCCAAACACATCCGTAGAG TTATGATGGATGCAGACACAAGAATCTTGCTATTAGAAAAATTTTCGTTGCTTGAGCTGCTCCGCCTCATTGAAGATTTTCTTATAGAAGGAAAagttatgttaaaaaatatcgTACCTACTGAGACCTTGTCTGATAGTGATTTGAGAAATGATAGTATTCTGGATGATGTTGATACATTTTGTTCTGAACACGCTACAAGTGAGCAGTTGGTAGCGGCGAGTGTTATACTAGCTTCATTATGTGTTGCAACCGATTATATTGGATTTATTTCTGAGGCGTCGTATAATATTCTTAGATTGTGCAGACATGATTCTCTTATGGTGATAACCATTCTTCACATTTTTGCTAATCTGGGTGGAACAAAGTATTTTGACTCGGGCAGTTATGGCTTAATGGTGACTGTCTTGAAATCTCTCGTAATGTTTCTTGAGGAAGAGAGTATGTCTGTTGCTACTGCTTCTTTTCTTCCATCAATAAATCAGCTGCATACTGAAATATGTACTAACGGTAAATGCCCTTTCTCAGAAGGTTCTGAGTCCATTGATGTTGTTACATTGTTGCTCTTAGAAAAGATCAAGAAGCATTTATTTCAGCAAGCAGAACCATTTGACTCAGACAGTTATAGTAACGGACAGTGGTCTAATCAAGAAGTGGTTCCCTGTACCAATAGCATAAATTGTGATGTGCCGTGCTGTTTGAAAAAACATGTGGCTTGTCCTACTCAACCAGATGTTCTTATCGATGTTACCTTATGTCAACTTAGTGACATTCTCTCATTGCTGGAGCTTGTTGCGAATAAAATG AGATGGCAATGGACCAACACCAAACTCGTTCCTCAGCTGCTTCATATACTGGACTCTTGTGCAGTGGAAAATGCTGTGGTTGCTATCATTGTTCTTCTTGGCCAGCTTGGAAG ACTTGGAGTTGACGCTGGTGGATATGAAGACCAAGGAGTTGAGAACTTGAGATGTAAATTATTGTCATATCTATGCAATTCTTCCGTGAAAGCAGGCCAATCTCTTCAAATTGCCACTGCCACTGCCACTGCTCTGTTTGGTCTTCTTCCTCTTGATTTAGAAGCACTTTTGCTGACTGAACGTAGTCTTCCAGCATATTCTAGTAAATCTATTTCTGATGACGCTGGAAATTTAAGGAAGTGGTTTTCTGGGCTAGGGGAACATCAACGGGATTTGCTATGTGGCATTTTGAGATGCACCGATTAA
- the LOC101504530 gene encoding uncharacterized protein yields MPFPWKKKNRVTRISQIVADLQSPKRGGSLVVETGFPTSLIDLFVKNRSRFNKSRFKKPVRSEILDPSPPPPPPPPSPVTSSPPIHDVSVSAATATVSDHLSTTAADTSITASSTSPPIHDVSTADIPGPNHPIGEITDGVVNHVPVNEFSSALNSKLITVKMLTVIILAASVKELTVAMTVSAFALLFLENALKRVVSILKPCSNVSVAMKSMFQKVLFQKNPKEVCETVTVLDREVQISSLNLNCCMNDEIEVVETKSELGICCELNDSLVSECKIKRSRSGRFRSIMVKKLKKFRSSKKEKKEKIENTNKEDEVELSSDVSSVVGEDKEEIKNEVDCGITCSQESVVVGNSGYIILVIIVLIGLIVGRLPALILTIGWCFLVKMVRGVWRSKNGSLSKCSSSRS; encoded by the coding sequence ATGCCGTTTccttggaagaaaaaaaatagagtcACTCGAATTTCCCAAATCGTCGCTGATCTCCAATCCCCAAAACGCGGCGGTTCCCTTGTCGTTGAAACCGGTTTTCCTACTTCCCTCATCGATCTCTTCGTTAAAAACCGGAGCCGGTTCAATAAATCTAGATTCAAAAAACCGGTTCGCTCCGAAATTCTTGATCCGTCACCGCCTCCGCCTCCGCCACCGCCGTCTCCGGTTACCTCTTCTCCACCGATTCATGATGTCTCCGTCTCTGCCGCTACCGCCACTGTCTCCGATCACCTCTCCACCACCGCCGCAGACACCTCCATCACCGCCTCCTCCACTTCTCCTCCGATTCACGACGTTTCCACTGCGGATATTCCAGGGCCGAATCATCCAATCGGAGAAATCACCGACGGAGTGGTTAATCATGTTCCGGTGAACGAATTCAGTTCCGCGTTAAATTCGAAGTTAATTACCGTTAAGATGTTGACGGTTATTATTTTGGCAGCGAGCGTGAAAGAGTTAACGGTTGCGATGACTGTATCGGCGTTCGCGCTTCTGTTTCTGGAAAACGCATTGAAACGCGTTGTTTCTATTTTAAAGCCTTGTTCAAATGTTAGCGTTGCAATGAAATCAATGTTCCAGAAGGTGCTATTTCAAAAGAATCCTAAAGAGGTTTGTGAAACTGTAACCGTTTTGGATCGTGAAGTTCAAATTTCGagtttgaatttaaattgtTGTATGAATGATGAAATTGAAGTCGTGGAAACAAAGAGTGAATTGGGGATTTGTTGTGAATTGAATGATTCATTGGTTTCTGAGTGCAAAATTAAGCGTAGTCGAAGTGGTAGGTTTAGGTCAATTATGGTGAAGAAACTTAAGAAGTTCCGTAGTTCcaagaaagagaaaaaggaaaaaatagaaaatactaATAAAGAGGATGAAGTTGAATTAAGTAGTGATGTGTCAAGTGTTGTTGGTGAAGATAAAGAAGAGATTAAAAATGAAGTTGATTGTGGAATCACTTGTTCTCAAGAATCAGTTGTTGTTGGGAATTCAGGTTATATAATTCTGGTTATAATCGTACTTATTGGGCTTATTGTGGGACGTTTGCCAGCATTGATTCTTACAATAGGATGGTGTTTCTTGGTGAAGATGGTTAGAGGTGTGTGGAGATCAAAGAATGGTTCTCTTAGCAAATGTTCTTCTTCAAGGTCTTGA